The following proteins come from a genomic window of Camelus dromedarius isolate mCamDro1 chromosome 29, mCamDro1.pat, whole genome shotgun sequence:
- the LOC105100305 gene encoding LOW QUALITY PROTEIN: myeloid-associated differentiation marker-like (The sequence of the model RefSeq protein was modified relative to this genomic sequence to represent the inferred CDS: substituted 1 base at 1 genomic stop codon) translates to MGEDHNKLVAVTNTTSRTSTXSSSGRGSPSIMGCFLRRLQLLSTCMAFSLGASVGTWRGAIGNWSMFIWCFCFAVTLVILVVELCELQDHFPFWDNFLITYNCYSALLCFSASIVYPTSYLQFLPDSSYRGHAIAATAFSCIASVAYAMEVAGTRTQAGRTTGHMATVPGLLKALQTVVACVIFLFISSPYVYQQQPALVWCVAVYSVCFLLSSVVILLNLGKCDNRLPIPFPRFLVGQTLLSVLLYTSAVVLWPLYQFHEKLGGQPQRPRNVSCSDRLTYLVCIWDQRLAVTILTAINLLIYVTDLVISARLDFVRV, encoded by the exons atggg TGAAGACCATAACAAGCTGGTGGCAGTGACCAACACGACCAGCAGGACCTCCACATGATCGTCGTCAGGCCGGGGCTCCCCATCCATCATGGGCTGCTTCCTCCGACGGCTGCAGCTGCTCTCCACCTGCATGGCCTTCTCACTGGGGGCCAGTGTGGGCACTTGGAGGGGGGCCATAGGTAACTGGTCCATGTTCATCTGGTGCTTCTGCTTTGCTGTGACACTCGTCATCCTCGTGGTCGAGTTATGTGAGTTGCAGGACCACTTCCCTTTCTGGGACAACTTTCTCATCACCTACAACTGCTACTCCGCCCTCCTCTGCTTTTCAGCCTCCATTGTCTACCCCACCTCCTACCTCCAGTTCTTGCCAGACAGCAGCTACCGGGGCCACGCCATCGCTGCCACTGCATTCTCCTGTATTGCTTCTGTGGCTTATGCCATGGAGGTGGCTGGGACGAGGACCCAGGCCGGCAGGACCACAGGCCACATGGCCACCGTACCAGGCCTGCTCAAGGCACTGCAGACTGTTGTGGCCTGTGTCATCTTCCTCTTCATCAGCAGCCCCTATGTCTATCAGCAGCAGCCGGCCCTGGTGTGGTGCGTGGCCGTGTACTCTGTCTGCTTCCTCCTGTCCTCCGTGGTCATCTTGCTAAACCTGGGTAAATGCGACAACAGGCTGCCCATCCCCTTCCCCCGTTTCCTGGTGGGGCAGACTCTGCTCTCCGTCCTCCTCTACACCAGCGCTGTGGTCCTCTGGCCTCTCTATCAGTTCCACGAGAAGTTGGGCGGCCAGCCCCAGCGGCCCAGAAATGTGAGCTGCAGCGATAGACTCACCTACTTGGTGTGCATCTGGGACCAACGACTGGCTGTGACCATCTTGACAGCCATCAACCTGCTGATTTACGTGACTGACCTGGTGATCTCTGCTCGCTTGGATTTTGTCAGGGTCTGA